From a single Oceaniferula flava genomic region:
- a CDS encoding replication-associated recombination protein A — MDSLFPEPMPEATGPAKTRTDAPLAARMRPRTLDEVAGQKHILAEGNLLRRAIEADRFSSLIFYGPPGTGKTTLATVIANSTDNRFEMLNGVESNVGEIREKIAQAQKWRQLRDQTTILFIDEIHRFNKAQQDVLLPHVERGTVRFIGATTHNPYFYVNSPLVSRSQIFQLEPVPNNDLVGLMQRALQDKERGLGTMDIRVDDKALAHLAEKSDGDARRALTALELAALTTPESDGGQVRITLEVAEESIQQKAIVYDADGDAHYDTISAFIKSIRGSDPDAALYWLAKMLTAGEDPRFIARRLVISASEDIGLADSSAIQVAIAAQQAFEFIGMPEGRIPLAHATVHLATAPKSNSAYAALGAAMEDVKEGRTLAVPEHLRTGTRKKLAQGSGASEESLQYHYSHDYEGNYVPQAYLPEGKTYYTPTENGLEKRIKERLDYWRGQFQQSNQKGR, encoded by the coding sequence ATGGATTCCCTTTTCCCAGAGCCAATGCCCGAAGCCACTGGTCCTGCCAAGACCAGAACCGACGCCCCACTCGCCGCACGCATGCGTCCGCGCACGCTCGACGAAGTCGCTGGTCAGAAACACATCCTCGCCGAAGGGAATTTGCTGCGCCGCGCCATCGAGGCCGACCGATTTTCGTCCTTAATCTTCTACGGCCCTCCAGGCACCGGCAAAACAACCCTCGCCACAGTGATCGCCAACAGCACCGACAATCGCTTTGAGATGCTGAACGGGGTCGAGTCCAACGTCGGAGAGATCCGGGAAAAAATTGCCCAGGCTCAGAAATGGCGGCAACTGCGCGACCAGACCACCATCCTGTTTATCGACGAGATTCATCGCTTCAACAAAGCGCAACAAGACGTGCTGCTGCCTCACGTTGAGCGTGGCACCGTGCGATTTATCGGAGCCACCACCCACAATCCGTATTTTTACGTCAACTCCCCCCTCGTCTCACGTTCCCAGATTTTTCAGCTGGAACCCGTCCCTAACAACGACCTCGTGGGGCTCATGCAGCGCGCCTTGCAGGATAAAGAGCGGGGGCTGGGGACCATGGACATCCGCGTCGATGACAAGGCCTTGGCTCATTTGGCTGAAAAGTCAGACGGCGACGCCCGGCGTGCGCTTACCGCCCTGGAACTGGCCGCGCTCACCACCCCCGAAAGCGATGGCGGCCAGGTCCGCATTACGCTCGAAGTCGCTGAGGAATCGATCCAGCAAAAGGCGATTGTCTATGATGCCGACGGCGATGCGCACTACGACACCATCTCCGCCTTTATCAAATCCATCCGTGGTTCTGACCCGGACGCCGCGCTTTACTGGCTGGCGAAGATGCTGACCGCCGGGGAAGACCCGCGCTTCATCGCCAGACGTCTGGTGATCTCTGCCAGCGAAGATATTGGCCTGGCCGACTCCTCGGCCATTCAGGTTGCCATCGCCGCACAGCAGGCCTTCGAGTTCATCGGCATGCCGGAAGGACGCATTCCGCTGGCCCACGCCACCGTGCACCTCGCCACCGCGCCGAAGTCTAACAGTGCCTACGCCGCGCTCGGTGCCGCCATGGAGGATGTCAAAGAGGGCCGCACCCTCGCTGTGCCGGAACACCTGCGAACAGGAACCCGCAAGAAACTCGCCCAAGGGTCCGGTGCCAGTGAGGAATCGCTCCAATACCATTACTCGCACGACTACGAAGGCAACTACGTGCCCCAGGCCTACCTGCCCGAGGGGAAAACTTACTACACACCGACGGAGAACGGTCTCGAGAAACGCATCAAGGAACGGCTGGATT
- a CDS encoding ATP-binding cassette domain-containing protein yields MENIPFLRKFSPTAPGGMRHTGGLVDVFASFAALDDRVDRAEAEVALDLLRHAFPEADHAWLARRLHRALASPEPIEKVAKSLRNELDTDDRVSLGLQLHLLVVASGSEFRGKKAFSQVMTNLNAAEIGTAIMDEMAGKPPVTPLPFDKVSFGSDEEKDVSLPADQRDFSFCAYRSKDLILIRNTGQEPLWISGSSLASGQCMRLRPHQSIGLPEWTIVAEDISFFLNAARTGQRRTLYINETDDQLTAERIRSRQSTVRLDFGLNVKVEALVETDMRLSSGEAMIPGKTYLLSIQDHILLDNGTEASLESLRKQAMETGNRFRMEAGRQECLVSNDPSAIKRGDVLLSPGLARRMVLKIKFNPNTAEGHLKIIDAERVVMVNGQPIRSEARLVDGSLIRLSPNQAVRCRFSESLLDEERTVIRDLSVESLNHQYGPVTVLDNVEFSVKRGEMLCIMGPSGSGKSTLLAALAGHLKPNRGHIRLNGVSLYEHRKRLAPFIASMPQEEALNPQLTVREHLNHASMIRRPHLGHAEHAKRVDSILAELALQPLARRKVGSPGDKTISGGERGRLNLGLDLSSPAEIFLFDEPISGLSSKDSEHVAETLHTLSRDNIVIASLHRPGARVLRLFDKVLLLDKGGRVAFFGTPQGMAHYFRESSKELHILTAKTLKAEKVGGADFVFDILETPLYGHAGREGGGVRRFPPTFWQERFEGSQLVNEVARGDIPSQSQMGSVPLSEDHMAVPTRSSRQRIFEWERLFRTHFHRTMISKFRNRGTLYSILLEAPLLALLIGVTLRASPEGAYSFHSGLHLPVYIFLTVTIGMFLGLTNSATEILRDFPVLRRERNCRTGTVLYVGAKFLALAIVAALQCAIYTWIGHEMLDIYGMFTTHWMWMTLTALCGTAMALVVSSLVTTERAALSAVPLLLVPQLLLAGALVSFDEMNRGLFQGADKGRAAGAEPFPARFMPLRYAYEGMTVSQATENPFENKRRKVQAAIDPLKAVGEKRLAGDLSQKLTAEQSERLDILKESLRRLMAAEATDATEAKSLAWKLAHAGRRKTMDELLEIPPYPDDESIETRPVRDFFVNTRTDLLVSKSEIDRVDYRQATKRSIFLAEWKYWFGFTTRSTQACRIVICACIVFCLSLTTLFLHLRNHRTR; encoded by the coding sequence ATGGAAAACATTCCATTCCTGCGTAAATTCTCCCCCACCGCCCCCGGTGGAATGCGTCATACCGGCGGTCTGGTGGATGTTTTTGCCTCCTTTGCCGCCCTGGACGATCGGGTCGACCGCGCCGAGGCCGAGGTGGCTCTGGATCTTTTGCGCCATGCCTTTCCTGAGGCCGACCACGCCTGGCTGGCACGCCGCCTGCACCGGGCGCTAGCATCCCCGGAACCGATCGAAAAAGTCGCCAAGTCCCTGCGCAACGAGCTGGATACCGACGACCGCGTCTCGCTCGGACTGCAGTTGCACCTCCTGGTCGTTGCCTCCGGGTCGGAGTTCCGTGGAAAAAAAGCCTTCAGCCAGGTCATGACCAACCTGAATGCCGCGGAGATAGGCACCGCGATCATGGACGAGATGGCAGGCAAGCCACCGGTCACCCCCTTACCCTTTGATAAAGTCAGCTTCGGTTCGGATGAGGAAAAAGATGTCAGCCTGCCAGCCGACCAGCGCGATTTCTCATTCTGCGCCTATCGCTCCAAGGACCTCATCCTGATCCGCAACACCGGGCAAGAACCGCTGTGGATCAGTGGCAGCTCACTCGCCAGCGGCCAGTGCATGCGACTGCGCCCGCACCAGAGCATCGGCCTCCCCGAGTGGACCATCGTCGCCGAAGACATTTCCTTTTTCCTCAATGCCGCCCGCACTGGCCAACGTCGCACCCTTTATATTAACGAGACCGACGACCAACTAACGGCGGAGCGGATCCGCTCGAGGCAGAGCACGGTGAGACTCGATTTCGGCCTGAATGTCAAAGTGGAGGCGCTGGTGGAGACCGACATGCGTCTGAGCTCCGGCGAGGCGATGATCCCCGGGAAAACCTATCTCCTCTCGATTCAGGATCACATCCTCCTGGACAACGGCACAGAGGCCAGCCTGGAATCTCTGCGCAAACAAGCGATGGAAACTGGCAACCGCTTTCGGATGGAAGCCGGAAGGCAGGAATGTCTCGTCTCCAATGACCCCTCCGCCATCAAGCGCGGCGATGTCCTCCTCTCCCCCGGCCTGGCACGCCGCATGGTGCTGAAGATTAAGTTCAACCCGAACACCGCCGAAGGACATCTGAAGATCATCGATGCCGAACGCGTGGTCATGGTCAACGGACAGCCCATCAGATCAGAGGCCCGGCTGGTGGACGGATCGCTCATCCGCCTCAGCCCGAACCAGGCGGTGCGCTGTCGCTTCAGCGAAAGCCTGCTCGACGAGGAGCGCACCGTGATCCGCGACCTCAGCGTGGAGAGCCTCAACCATCAATACGGCCCTGTCACAGTGCTCGATAATGTCGAGTTCTCGGTCAAGCGGGGTGAAATGCTCTGTATCATGGGGCCCAGCGGCAGTGGCAAGAGCACGCTCTTGGCCGCCTTGGCCGGTCACCTCAAGCCCAACCGCGGCCACATCCGGCTCAACGGGGTGTCGCTCTACGAGCACCGCAAACGGCTCGCCCCATTCATCGCCAGCATGCCTCAGGAGGAGGCTCTGAATCCCCAACTCACGGTTCGCGAGCACCTCAATCACGCCTCGATGATTCGTCGTCCGCACCTTGGTCACGCCGAGCATGCCAAGCGGGTGGACTCCATTCTCGCCGAACTGGCACTGCAGCCACTGGCACGCAGGAAAGTGGGGTCGCCCGGCGACAAAACTATCAGTGGCGGCGAACGGGGTCGTCTCAACCTCGGCCTGGACCTCAGCAGTCCGGCTGAGATCTTCCTCTTTGACGAACCCATCTCCGGCCTCTCGTCCAAGGATTCCGAACACGTCGCGGAAACCTTGCACACTCTTTCGCGCGACAACATTGTGATCGCCTCCTTGCACCGCCCCGGTGCGCGGGTGCTGAGGCTTTTCGACAAGGTGCTGCTGCTCGACAAAGGCGGTCGCGTTGCCTTTTTCGGCACCCCTCAGGGTATGGCTCACTACTTCCGCGAGTCCAGCAAGGAGCTGCACATCCTCACCGCCAAAACTCTCAAGGCGGAGAAAGTGGGCGGCGCGGACTTCGTCTTCGATATTCTGGAAACGCCACTCTACGGACATGCGGGTCGTGAAGGAGGGGGCGTCCGCCGTTTCCCACCAACATTCTGGCAGGAACGTTTCGAAGGCAGCCAGCTGGTCAATGAAGTGGCACGTGGCGATATTCCCAGCCAAAGCCAAATGGGCAGCGTGCCTCTGAGCGAGGACCACATGGCAGTGCCCACGCGCTCGAGCCGACAGCGTATTTTCGAATGGGAACGCCTGTTCCGCACCCATTTCCACCGCACGATGATCTCGAAGTTCCGCAATCGCGGCACTCTTTACAGTATCTTGTTAGAAGCTCCATTGCTCGCTCTCCTCATCGGGGTGACCCTCAGGGCATCACCGGAAGGGGCCTACTCCTTCCACAGCGGACTGCATCTGCCAGTCTACATTTTCCTCACCGTCACCATCGGCATGTTCCTCGGCCTGACCAACAGCGCCACCGAGATCCTGCGAGATTTCCCCGTGCTCCGGCGGGAGCGGAACTGCCGCACGGGCACGGTGCTTTACGTCGGTGCCAAATTCCTTGCTTTGGCGATTGTGGCTGCGCTGCAGTGCGCGATTTACACGTGGATCGGGCATGAAATGTTAGATATCTACGGCATGTTCACCACCCACTGGATGTGGATGACATTGACCGCATTGTGCGGCACGGCGATGGCGCTTGTGGTATCCTCCTTGGTCACCACCGAACGTGCCGCCCTGAGCGCCGTCCCCCTGCTGTTAGTTCCCCAACTACTACTCGCAGGCGCGCTGGTTTCCTTTGACGAAATGAACCGAGGTCTTTTCCAAGGGGCCGATAAAGGTCGGGCTGCAGGAGCCGAACCCTTTCCAGCACGCTTCATGCCGCTGCGCTATGCCTACGAGGGCATGACCGTCAGCCAGGCCACGGAAAACCCCTTCGAAAACAAACGCCGCAAGGTGCAAGCGGCGATCGATCCCTTGAAAGCTGTCGGCGAAAAACGTCTGGCCGGAGATCTCAGCCAGAAGCTGACCGCGGAGCAGAGCGAGCGACTCGACATTCTCAAAGAATCCCTCCGCAGACTCATGGCCGCCGAGGCCACGGATGCCACCGAGGCCAAAAGTCTCGCATGGAAACTCGCCCACGCCGGTCGACGTAAAACCATGGACGAGCTGCTGGAAATACCTCCTTATCCGGACGACGAAAGCATCGAGACCCGACCGGTCCGCGACTTCTTCGTCAACACTCGCACAGACCTGTTAGTCAGCAAGTCGGAGATTGATCGGGTGGATTACCGCCAAGCGACGAAACGCAGTATCTTCTTGGCCGAGTGGAAATATTGGTTTGGATTTACCACCCGAAGCACGCAAGCCTGTCGCATCGTGATCTGCGCCTGCATTGTGTTCTGCCTATCACTCACCACCTTGTTCCTGCACCTCCGGAACCACCGCACCCGATAA
- the ftsH gene encoding ATP-dependent zinc metalloprotease FtsH → MSNQQPPEPPPTPRGAKKSDKGQPNGGGTNWRVIILMAIALGILVLAWQSSGFGKPKRLSYTEFLDYLDAGKVVSSQNLPKRGEGFPDQRFKLKKSGESSVVFTVSGFYYKDNPWNGDKESADQEAFLIPINTQLHKEQLDAIQARQSIPLRIVKELPDENDGKQLTLNDLRRMLARDAVIMDDPKNAFEIVSLEGSNDKYIVGKRYVFPEVNKATDEQGLAPFEIDINTQELAGYDAAVIKNLAAFQPDSGMMRFLLVQMLPIMLIILVIFFLFRHQMKSAGRGAMSFGKSKARLLTMDKNRVTFKDVAGIQEAKEELFEVVDYLRDPKKFQKLGGNLPKGLLMVGPPGTGKTLLARAIAGEADVPFFSISGSDFVEMFVGVGASRVRDMFEQGKKNSPCLIFIDEIDAVGRHRGHGMGGGHDEREQTLNALLVEMDGFDTRTGVIIIAATNRPDVLDPALLRPGRFDRQVSVGLPDVNGREEILKVHVKRIKMEPDTDLNIIARGTPGFSGAELANLINEAALLAARKGLDSVTIAEMEEARDKVRWGRERRSLALSEKEKENTAYHEAGHAILNVLLEHTDPLHKVTIIPRGPSLGSTMFLPEEDKFTYRQKELVDQLVVAMGGRVAEEITFGNVTNGAVGDIRMATNIARKMVCEWGMSADLGMVEYGEERGEVFVARDVGSSRGYSEVTARKIDEEIKTLIDDAYAKAKAMLIEHNEALVKLSKALLEYETLDAQQVEEIIEHGEMKNPPTPPSNTTIPGNQTDSGVAKKPIADAPSSDDDPLAGEAVGAPA, encoded by the coding sequence ATGTCTAATCAACAACCACCGGAACCTCCACCTACGCCACGCGGCGCAAAGAAATCAGACAAGGGCCAGCCCAATGGCGGCGGCACCAACTGGCGCGTAATCATTCTCATGGCCATCGCACTGGGCATCCTGGTGCTGGCTTGGCAGTCGAGCGGTTTTGGGAAGCCCAAGCGTCTCTCCTACACCGAGTTCCTCGATTACCTCGATGCCGGTAAGGTGGTTTCCAGCCAGAACCTTCCCAAGCGTGGCGAAGGGTTTCCCGATCAACGATTTAAACTGAAGAAATCCGGTGAGTCCTCCGTGGTCTTCACCGTTTCCGGTTTCTACTACAAAGACAACCCATGGAATGGCGACAAGGAAAGCGCGGATCAGGAAGCCTTCCTGATCCCTATCAATACCCAGCTGCACAAGGAACAACTGGATGCCATTCAGGCCCGCCAGTCGATCCCTCTGCGGATTGTCAAAGAACTCCCCGATGAAAACGATGGCAAACAGCTGACCCTTAACGATCTGCGCAGAATGTTGGCGCGTGACGCGGTGATCATGGACGATCCCAAGAATGCCTTCGAAATCGTTTCCCTCGAGGGATCCAACGATAAATACATCGTCGGTAAGCGCTACGTCTTCCCCGAGGTGAACAAAGCCACCGACGAGCAGGGGCTGGCTCCTTTTGAAATCGATATCAACACCCAGGAACTCGCTGGCTACGATGCCGCCGTGATCAAGAATTTGGCGGCCTTCCAGCCCGACTCTGGCATGATGCGCTTCCTGTTGGTGCAGATGCTGCCGATTATGCTCATCATCCTGGTGATCTTCTTCCTCTTCCGCCATCAAATGAAGTCGGCCGGTCGTGGCGCGATGAGTTTTGGCAAGAGCAAGGCCCGCCTGCTGACCATGGACAAAAACCGCGTCACCTTCAAAGACGTGGCCGGTATCCAGGAGGCCAAGGAAGAGCTGTTTGAAGTGGTCGACTACCTGCGTGACCCCAAGAAGTTCCAGAAACTTGGCGGTAACCTGCCCAAAGGTCTGCTCATGGTAGGCCCTCCCGGCACGGGTAAAACCCTTCTCGCCCGAGCCATCGCTGGTGAGGCCGATGTGCCGTTCTTCTCGATCTCCGGTTCCGACTTCGTGGAAATGTTTGTCGGTGTCGGTGCCAGCCGGGTGCGCGACATGTTCGAGCAAGGAAAGAAAAATTCCCCCTGCCTGATCTTCATTGATGAGATCGATGCCGTCGGTCGCCACCGTGGTCACGGCATGGGTGGAGGCCACGATGAACGCGAGCAGACGCTGAATGCCCTGCTGGTGGAAATGGATGGTTTCGATACCCGCACCGGCGTGATCATCATCGCCGCGACGAACCGCCCCGACGTTCTCGACCCCGCACTGCTGCGTCCCGGCCGATTCGATCGCCAGGTCAGCGTCGGACTGCCCGATGTCAACGGTCGTGAGGAAATCCTCAAGGTGCACGTCAAGCGGATCAAAATGGAGCCCGATACCGATCTCAACATCATCGCTCGTGGCACCCCCGGATTCTCCGGAGCCGAGCTGGCCAACTTGATCAACGAAGCAGCCCTACTTGCCGCGCGCAAAGGACTGGATTCCGTCACCATCGCCGAGATGGAGGAAGCTCGTGATAAAGTCCGCTGGGGCCGTGAACGCCGCAGCCTCGCCCTCAGCGAGAAAGAGAAGGAGAACACCGCCTACCACGAGGCAGGCCACGCCATTCTCAACGTGCTGTTGGAACACACCGACCCGCTTCACAAGGTCACCATCATCCCGCGTGGCCCGTCCTTGGGATCCACCATGTTCTTGCCGGAGGAGGATAAATTCACCTACCGTCAGAAGGAGTTGGTCGATCAGTTAGTCGTCGCCATGGGCGGTCGTGTTGCCGAGGAGATCACTTTTGGAAATGTCACCAACGGAGCCGTCGGCGATATCCGCATGGCCACCAACATTGCTCGCAAAATGGTCTGCGAGTGGGGCATGAGTGCCGATCTCGGCATGGTCGAATATGGCGAGGAACGCGGTGAGGTCTTTGTGGCTCGCGATGTAGGATCGTCCCGCGGTTACTCCGAAGTTACTGCTCGCAAGATTGACGAGGAAATTAAAACCCTCATCGATGACGCCTACGCTAAAGCCAAGGCCATGCTCATTGAGCACAACGAGGCTCTTGTGAAGCTTTCCAAGGCTTTGCTCGAATACGAAACTTTGGATGCCCAGCAAGTTGAGGAAATCATCGAGCACGGCGAGATGAAAAACCCACCAACACCTCCCAGTAATACCACGATCCCCGGTAATCAGACCGACAGTGGTGTTGCCAAGAAGCCCATCGCCGATGCTCCATCCAGTGATGACGATCCCTTGGCCGGCGAAGCCGTAGGCGCTCCCGCCTAA
- a CDS encoding GumC family protein → MNQPPDMPVQRAISPGHLRPSRVMRRWWILALLCLLVIIGSAYMLTSWFGMRGPLYESRALIEVKESPAVSMTSKASGTVSSPSASHPNTFLNTQIEIARAEATLKRALKESDLINRLGGNQTAALERVQRSLQVKTLRGTDLIEISYRDEDPVIAKDAVTAVYQTYVARRTELEVQQNKEQLEALQQELEQSRKRLAEKRADLIQVAQKMGIIWKEENGAHTSKLADQAQSATLVEKQLYEARQEKEQLVFEIYKLLLLEDNETMLLLHYEESPNAAAKKHYERYMRAYMELQDLKNAGLGEGHPELRVKEKQLAELKATMKNRALSVKETLKIKLKLVEERVAGLEERVRLRQQQGSHITRSSEDFNQARKDYQAAKQSSEETEQQIQIEHLTANSASHPAIVHEQPSLASHPSTKGRAFYTTLFTAISIPLATIVALTLCYLAEFIFPKRVDV, encoded by the coding sequence ATGAATCAGCCTCCTGATATGCCCGTGCAGCGCGCGATCTCCCCCGGTCACCTCCGACCCAGCCGCGTTATGCGCCGCTGGTGGATCTTGGCACTGCTCTGCCTCTTGGTCATCATCGGATCAGCTTATATGCTCACTTCGTGGTTTGGCATGCGCGGACCGCTCTACGAATCAAGAGCCTTGATCGAAGTTAAGGAAAGCCCCGCGGTGAGCATGACATCCAAGGCATCGGGCACGGTCAGTTCCCCATCGGCCAGTCACCCAAACACCTTTCTGAACACCCAAATCGAGATTGCTCGTGCCGAGGCCACGCTCAAGCGCGCGCTGAAGGAATCGGACCTGATCAATCGGCTCGGCGGCAATCAAACTGCCGCGCTTGAGCGCGTGCAGCGGTCGCTCCAGGTGAAGACTCTACGCGGAACGGATCTGATCGAGATTTCCTACCGCGATGAAGACCCGGTGATTGCGAAGGATGCTGTTACCGCCGTCTATCAAACCTACGTGGCTCGCCGCACCGAGCTGGAGGTCCAGCAGAACAAGGAGCAGCTTGAGGCGCTGCAGCAGGAGCTGGAACAGAGTCGTAAACGTTTGGCTGAGAAACGCGCCGACCTGATTCAAGTGGCGCAAAAAATGGGCATCATCTGGAAGGAGGAAAACGGAGCTCACACAAGCAAGCTTGCCGATCAGGCGCAATCGGCAACCCTCGTGGAAAAGCAACTCTATGAGGCGAGGCAGGAAAAAGAACAGCTCGTCTTTGAAATCTATAAACTTCTCCTGCTCGAGGATAATGAAACCATGTTGCTGCTACACTATGAGGAATCGCCAAATGCAGCGGCAAAAAAACACTACGAGAGATACATGCGAGCCTACATGGAACTCCAGGATCTGAAAAATGCCGGACTGGGCGAGGGCCACCCAGAGCTGCGTGTGAAAGAAAAGCAGCTGGCGGAGCTGAAAGCTACGATGAAAAACCGAGCCCTGAGCGTGAAAGAAACCCTCAAAATAAAGCTCAAGTTGGTGGAAGAGCGTGTGGCTGGCTTAGAGGAAAGAGTTCGACTCCGTCAGCAACAAGGCAGCCACATCACCCGTTCTTCGGAAGACTTCAACCAGGCACGTAAGGATTATCAAGCAGCCAAGCAGAGCTCCGAGGAGACCGAGCAACAGATCCAAATTGAACACCTCACAGCGAACTCTGCCTCGCATCCTGCAATCGTCCACGAACAGCCATCACTCGCCTCCCATCCCAGCACCAAAGGCCGAGCATTCTACACCACCCTGTTCACCGCCATATCGATTCCTCTCGCCACGATCGTCGCCCTGACCCTCTGCTACCTCGCAGAATTTATCTTCCCCAAGCGGGTGGATGTATAG
- a CDS encoding DUF3307 domain-containing protein, with amino-acid sequence MALAIGHVLADFPLQGPFIADAKNRHADLSKYFGNDTPSGVWIHALTGHALIHAGAVWLITGSAVLGVIELVLHWIIDYLKCERWIGFNADQILHYVCKLIYAMMIYLGVYWIG; translated from the coding sequence ATGGCTTTAGCGATCGGTCACGTGCTCGCGGACTTCCCCCTGCAAGGCCCGTTCATCGCCGATGCCAAAAACCGCCACGCCGACCTGAGCAAATACTTTGGAAACGACACCCCGTCCGGTGTCTGGATCCACGCCCTCACTGGCCACGCTCTCATCCACGCCGGCGCAGTCTGGCTGATTACCGGCTCGGCAGTGTTAGGAGTCATCGAACTGGTGCTGCACTGGATCATCGACTACCTCAAATGCGAACGCTGGATCGGATTCAATGCTGATCAAATCCTACACTACGTCTGCAAACTCATATACGCGATGATGATTTATTTGGGTGTTTATTGGATTGGTTGA
- a CDS encoding Crp/Fnr family transcriptional regulator: protein MSTEFNSPQIPAMGLVANLEEDDRLLLSSYGEFLPVQEDQLLIEEGQEQDALYLVISGILHVHTDDGEKRTLMARVEPGESLGEINMFDPGTASASVTAKTFSQVWKATRDDVEAFMHEYPDAGNQLLTAMVAEMSRRIRHMNEKLAAIEAEAAYRSFWE from the coding sequence ATGAGCACTGAATTTAATTCCCCCCAGATCCCCGCCATGGGCCTCGTTGCCAACCTCGAGGAAGACGACCGTCTTTTGCTGAGCAGCTACGGCGAATTCCTCCCCGTGCAGGAGGATCAGTTACTGATCGAGGAAGGTCAGGAACAAGACGCCCTTTATTTGGTCATCTCCGGTATTCTGCATGTGCATACTGATGACGGGGAAAAGCGAACTCTAATGGCACGCGTGGAACCCGGTGAAAGCCTCGGGGAAATCAATATGTTCGATCCCGGCACCGCCAGTGCCTCCGTCACAGCCAAGACCTTCAGCCAGGTCTGGAAAGCAACGCGTGACGATGTCGAGGCTTTCATGCATGAATACCCGGACGCTGGCAACCAGCTCCTCACCGCGATGGTGGCCGAGATGAGTCGGCGTATTCGCCACATGAACGAAAAGCTCGCCGCGATTGAAGCCGAGGCTGCTTATCGCAGCTTCTGGGAATAG
- the lexA gene encoding transcriptional repressor LexA, translating into MSEVKLTKRQQEVLDFLKETHRKEGFMPSTRDIQHHFNFASQTAAMSHLRALERKGVIVRKANKACGIGFPEEMEREEIVDIPLYGSIAAGMAQDVESEKEGCISIDIASLGMRANARTFALKVRGDSMIDAHICDGDTVVLEFREPRKGDVVAALIDGETTLKRYVVENGKPFLHAENEDYPDLIPARELIIQGVMVALLRKAA; encoded by the coding sequence ATGTCCGAAGTCAAATTAACCAAACGCCAGCAAGAGGTTCTCGATTTCCTCAAGGAAACTCACCGCAAGGAGGGCTTTATGCCTTCGACGCGCGATATCCAACACCACTTTAACTTTGCCAGCCAAACGGCCGCCATGTCCCACCTTCGTGCTCTCGAACGCAAGGGGGTGATTGTGCGCAAGGCGAACAAGGCCTGCGGCATCGGTTTCCCGGAGGAAATGGAACGTGAAGAAATTGTCGACATCCCCCTCTACGGCAGTATCGCCGCAGGGATGGCGCAGGATGTGGAGTCTGAAAAAGAAGGCTGTATCTCGATCGATATCGCCTCCCTCGGCATGCGCGCCAACGCCCGCACCTTTGCCCTCAAAGTCCGTGGTGACTCGATGATTGATGCCCACATTTGTGACGGTGACACTGTGGTGTTAGAATTTCGTGAACCACGCAAGGGAGATGTCGTGGCGGCCCTCATCGATGGAGAAACGACCCTCAAGCGTTACGTCGTGGAAAATGGCAAACCCTTCCTGCACGCCGAAAACGAAGATTACCCCGATCTCATTCCCGCCCGCGAATTGATTATCCAAGGCGTGATGGTGGCCCTGTTAAGAAAGGCTGCGTAA
- a CDS encoding helix-turn-helix domain-containing protein, with the protein MSEWTDIGDQLREAREKKGVDIKDVAHATRIPLATLTALEESNYSIFPSPTYARSFLAQYSEYLGVDAHEWVEAFETGDVLSNVNDHEYLKSHNEHIGANEGDPSRSYTSSRKDDKASGNGASVFQAATVFLITAALIGGGIYAYNKFEPSFTGGGDSSASDTEDGGQATTDGSGEQNSGEQDSNTRANGNTARSPQAKTPQGSDTAITVADPAPKAIPAPPAETNETTQPRLGPPPKAMVIEEEE; encoded by the coding sequence ATGAGCGAATGGACTGACATCGGTGACCAACTACGCGAAGCCCGCGAAAAAAAGGGCGTCGATATCAAGGATGTTGCCCACGCCACACGTATTCCACTCGCCACCCTGACCGCTCTCGAGGAGAGCAATTACTCCATCTTCCCCAGCCCCACCTATGCGCGAAGCTTTTTGGCGCAATACAGCGAATACCTCGGGGTGGATGCTCACGAGTGGGTGGAAGCTTTCGAGACTGGTGACGTGCTCTCCAACGTCAACGACCACGAGTATCTCAAATCACACAACGAGCACATTGGCGCTAACGAAGGCGACCCTAGCCGAAGCTACACTTCATCCAGAAAAGACGATAAGGCATCCGGTAATGGAGCCTCTGTATTCCAGGCAGCCACCGTTTTCCTGATCACCGCAGCCCTAATCGGCGGCGGCATCTATGCCTACAATAAGTTCGAACCAAGCTTCACCGGAGGAGGCGACAGCTCAGCCTCAGATACCGAAGATGGGGGGCAGGCAACGACAGACGGTTCCGGAGAACAAAACTCTGGAGAACAAGACTCGAACACCCGAGCAAACGGAAACACAGCCCGTTCACCCCAGGCAAAGACGCCCCAAGGATCGGACACAGCGATCACCGTCGCAGACCCTGCGCCCAAGGCAATCCCCGCGCCACCAGCCGAAACAAACGAAACTACCCAACCCCGCCTGGGACCACCGCCCAAAGCCATGGTCATCGAGGAAGAGGAGTAA